The Henckelia pumila isolate YLH828 chromosome 2, ASM3356847v2, whole genome shotgun sequence genome includes a window with the following:
- the LOC140878185 gene encoding uncharacterized protein has translation MVKPAVAVPEKIRESTRFYPYFKDCIGAIDGTHIPATVFGRDTNSYHNRHGTISQNVLAACNFDLEFIYVLSGWEGSAHDSNVLTDALSRNNGLKVPQVPLSSSEQVYEDGNFDQLFDTQEQQRANANAWRDVIANQMWSDVEHIVNIN, from the exons ATGGTTAAACCTGCAGTTGCAGTGCCAGAAAAAATAAGAGAGAGTACGAGATTTTATCCTTACTTCAAA GATTGCATTGGAGCTATTGATGGTACCCATATTCCGGCCACTGTGTTTGGTCGTGATACTAACAGTTATCATAATCGTCATGGGACGATTTCTCAAAATGTTTTGGCGGCATGTAACTTTGATTTAGAATTCATATATGTGCTTAGTGGATGGGAGGGATCTGCACATGATTCAAACGTATTGACAGACGCTTTATCAAGAAATAATGGGCTGAAAGTGCCACAAG TTCCACTATCTTCATCAGAACAAGTCTACGAAGATGGAAATTTTGATCAATTATTTGACACACAAGAACAACAGCGGGCAAATGCTAATGCATGGAGAGATGTTATAGCAAATCAAATGTGGAGCGATGTTGAACATATTGTCAATATCAATtag
- the LOC140878184 gene encoding uncharacterized protein At2g29880-like, with protein sequence MGDSQAKYNVWTAEESNELLKIMVDAAMRGCRDKNGVFNKKIVETKILPALNDKLGCGKNITQYQSRLKWYKQRYTSYCKLMRHNSGFGWDPVTKKFTANDESCPKHEYYRTNTFENYEDLRIVVGNGTATGKYSTESGGDNDARTVEIEEHRRTSLLDDYVYDHNIGEYFVQGDRQESSYQPAFLEDSVSPLPSHPISLDVPPTAKKRDRTDFEAKSTTCKSINPNTMREFSHSLEKVLSKIKSIGNAGGTCLEAIKEVPNLDNRARYKALDLLNTRSKKMDFLKMTIEERSGWIEYKLKG encoded by the exons ATGGGAGATTCACAAGCAAAATATAATGTGTGGACCGCTGAAGAGAGCAATGAGTTGCTAAAAATCATGGTTGATGCTGCCATGCGAGGATGTCGTGATAAGAATGGAgtatttaacaaaaaaattgtAGAAACAAAAATACTTCCTGCTTTGAATGACAAGCTTGGGTGTGGAAAAAATATTACACAATATCAAAGTCGTCTAAAGTGGTACAAACAAAGATACACTAGTTATTGTAAGCTTATGCGTCATAACTCTGGTTTTGGATGGGATCCCGTGACAAAAAAATTCACGGCAAATGACGAA TCTTGTCCTAAACATGAATACTATCGGACAAacacttttgagaattatgaagatttgagaattgttgttgGGAATGGCACTGCTACAGGAAAATACTCAACTGAATCAGGAGGTGACAATGATGCAAGAACAGTTGAGATAGAAGAACATAGGAGAACTAGTTTATTAGATGATTATGTATATGATCACAATATTGGTGAATATTTCGTGCAAGGCGACAGACAAGAATCTTCATATCAACCTGCATTTCTCGAGGACTCTGTTTCACCATTACCCTCTCATCCCATAAGTTTAGATGTTCCACCAACAGCTAAGAAACGAGATAGGACTGATTTTGAAGCAAAATCAACTACATGCAAGAGTATCAACCCAAATACTATGCGTGAGTTCTCCCACAGTCTTGAGAAGGTACTTTCTAAGATAAAATCAATAGGAAATGCAGGTGGCACTTGTTTGGAAGCTATCAAGGAGGTCCCAAATTTGGATAATCGTGCTCGATACAAGGCGCTTGATTTACTTAACACAAGATCAAAAAAGATGGATTTCTTAAAAATGACAATTGAAGAGCGTTCGGGATGGATAGAGTATAAATTGAAAGGATAA